One Thermodesulfobacteriota bacterium genomic region harbors:
- a CDS encoding aurora kinase A-interacting protein: MGSVVKKRRKKMAKHKHRKRLDRDRHKKKK, from the coding sequence ATGGGAAGCGTCGTAAAGAAACGGCGAAAGAAGATGGCCAAGCACAAACATCGGAAGAGGCTCGATCGGGACCGGCACAAGAAGAAGAAATAA
- a CDS encoding TRAP transporter large permease gives MILILSVSFLVFLASGIPVAFVLGLTSLVGLLYSGEVPLLLIPKQMFSGTDSFPLLAVPFFILAGNLMNIGGITKRLIHFCNILIGYVRGGLALVNVVASMFFAGITGAAVADTSALGSILIPAMEKEKYDRDFSAAVTAASSTVGPIIPPSIPMVILGTVGELSIGALFLAGVIPGILVGFSLLGVAYYISCKRDYPKEPAKSLREFFVGLKDALFALLMPAIILGGILGGVFTPTEAAVVAVVYAFLVSVLIYRELRWKDLPRVLVDSMVTTSLIMFVIANSAIFGWILANHQIPQAIAQLFLSITTDKWVLLLLINLFLLFVGTFMETTASLIILTPILLPLAVKVGIDPIHFGLVMVLNLVIGLITPPLGVCLFIACSIARITLEQIVRAILPFLLAAIGVLFLVTYVPDLVLWLPRMVMR, from the coding sequence ATGATCTTGATCCTCTCCGTGAGTTTCCTCGTCTTTCTCGCCTCGGGGATCCCTGTGGCCTTTGTCCTCGGGCTGACCTCGCTCGTCGGGCTCCTCTATTCTGGGGAGGTCCCCCTCCTGCTCATCCCTAAACAGATGTTCTCGGGGACCGACTCCTTCCCCCTTCTGGCCGTCCCCTTCTTCATTCTCGCCGGGAACCTGATGAACATCGGAGGCATCACCAAGAGGCTCATCCACTTTTGCAACATCCTCATCGGATATGTCAGGGGCGGCCTCGCCCTGGTCAACGTCGTGGCCAGCATGTTCTTTGCGGGCATCACGGGCGCGGCAGTGGCCGACACCTCGGCCCTGGGCTCCATCCTCATTCCCGCGATGGAAAAGGAGAAATATGACCGGGACTTCAGTGCCGCAGTGACCGCAGCCTCCTCAACGGTCGGCCCGATCATCCCGCCCAGCATCCCCATGGTCATCCTTGGGACGGTAGGAGAACTTTCCATCGGGGCCCTCTTCCTAGCCGGCGTCATCCCGGGGATCCTGGTAGGGTTCTCCCTTTTAGGTGTGGCTTACTATATCTCCTGCAAAAGGGATTACCCGAAAGAGCCGGCCAAGTCCCTCAGGGAATTTTTTGTCGGCCTCAAAGACGCCCTCTTCGCCCTTCTCATGCCCGCCATCATCCTTGGCGGAATCCTCGGAGGCGTCTTCACGCCGACCGAGGCCGCCGTGGTCGCCGTGGTCTATGCCTTTCTGGTCAGCGTCCTGATCTATCGGGAACTTCGTTGGAAAGACCTTCCCAGGGTTCTGGTCGATAGCATGGTGACCACCTCCCTCATCATGTTCGTCATCGCAAACTCGGCCATCTTTGGCTGGATCCTCGCCAACCATCAGATCCCCCAGGCGATCGCCCAGCTCTTTCTCTCCATCACTACCGACAAATGGGTCCTCCTCCTTCTGATCAACCTTTTCCTCCTCTTCGTGGGAACCTTCATGGAGACGACCGCCTCCCTCATCATCCTGACGCCCATCCTCTTGCCCCTCGCGGTGAAGGTGGGAATCGATCCGATCCACTTTGGGCTGGTGATGGTCCTCAACCTCGTCATCGGCCTGATCACGCCTCCCTTGGGCGTCTGCCTCTTCATCGCCTGCAGCATCGCCAGGATCACCCTTGAACAGATCGTCCGGGCCATCCTTCCCTTCCTCCTCGCCGCCATAGGCGTCCTCTTTCTCGTCACCTACGTCCCGGACCTTGTCCTCTGGCTTCCCCGAATGGTGATGCGATAG
- a CDS encoding Lrp/AsnC ligand binding domain-containing protein, whose protein sequence is MPISAYVFIECTAGAARDVAKEASKIQGVKRANATTGPYDVIALVEAPDINILGDFIVTKIQGLSGVLRTQTNVIVD, encoded by the coding sequence ATGCCGATCTCCGCTTATGTCTTCATCGAATGCACGGCGGGGGCCGCCAGGGATGTGGCGAAGGAGGCCTCGAAGATTCAAGGCGTGAAGCGGGCCAACGCGACGACCGGTCCCTACGATGTGATCGCCCTGGTCGAGGCGCCGGACATCAACATCCTCGGCGACTTCATCGTCACCAAGATCCAGGGCCTGTCCGGCGTTTTGAGAACGCAGACGAACGTGATCGTCGATTGA
- a CDS encoding TRAP transporter small permease codes for MLFKLSHWFNRGAEICCLLLLLAMTGVTFAQVFFRFVIVHSLPWSEEFSRYAFVWASFLGASVAVKRGLHIGVEALVVRLPRERRRLLSLATLAILLLFLILVILKGFQMASFNMRQVSPAMRIPMGLPYLAIPVGSLLMAIHLLNEFLMKWRQGEDRASMEKTEAEKRVAAGF; via the coding sequence ATGCTTTTTAAGCTCAGTCACTGGTTCAATCGGGGGGCGGAGATCTGCTGCCTCCTCCTGCTTCTGGCCATGACCGGGGTCACCTTCGCCCAGGTCTTCTTCCGCTTCGTCATCGTCCACTCCCTTCCCTGGTCTGAGGAGTTCTCCCGATATGCCTTCGTGTGGGCCTCCTTCTTAGGGGCCTCCGTTGCCGTCAAAAGGGGACTCCATATCGGCGTCGAGGCCTTGGTGGTCAGGTTGCCAAGAGAGAGGAGACGGCTTCTCTCCTTGGCCACCCTGGCCATCCTCCTCCTCTTTCTGATCCTGGTGATCCTCAAAGGCTTTCAAATGGCCTCCTTCAACATGAGACAGGTCTCGCCTGCGATGAGAATTCCCATGGGGCTTCCCTACCTTGCCATCCCGGTCGGCTCGCTCCTCATGGCCATCCATCTCCTCAACGAGTTCCTCATGAAATGGCGACAAGGAGAAGACCGGGCCTCGATGGAAAAGACCGAAGCGGAGAAAAGGGTGGCCGCAGGGTTCTGA